One window of Hypanus sabinus isolate sHypSab1 chromosome 10, sHypSab1.hap1, whole genome shotgun sequence genomic DNA carries:
- the LOC132400278 gene encoding uncharacterized protein LOC132400278 gives MSAQSSIKSTPPSDKGGKPTSSKSTQARAKAEAAKVRLHYAKQEAVLKMKQATREVEIQKERAAREAEAAAREAEIQLEMAKISTELQVLQLEREEEAAMAEAKYIEQAEGSRDLTEVRSTLERTRLERTSDYVQYQIDRQARLPSPYLFDNFPSYEEPQRVTIASHPYEEGNLPSRLCDEVKNERTVNAPSPPQQDGGEGEVHSRTTIVSSNCTEVCGQTQSSRYCSEICLTEVYPKEAQQDITKRKVTDETLGQSVFVQTEHGNKLAQSAQDTISLKPKDTKVFRGEANNGVAPLPIREPRQRSPDNKEQAVKRFTSLRKTRKRKPEMQQHTRLAHEVLCTLMAEVTAIINAQSYLPVSSDPEYPFILSPSTLLTQKAGAPPPPGDFSDKDLYTKQWRQVQALANQFWPRWRQKYLPLLQQRQKWTEPHRNLANGQNHCYIP, from the coding sequence atgtcagctcaatccagcatcaagtcgacgccgcccagcgacaagggcggtaaaccgacatcaagtaagtccacccaggcaagagccaaggcagaagccgccaaggtgcgactgcattacgccaaacaagaagcagttttgaaaatgaaacaggccaccagagaagtcgaaatccagaaagaaagggccgccagagaagccgaagcggccgcccgagaagccgaaatccagttggaaatggcaaaaatatcgacagagttgcaagtgctgcagctagaaagagaagaagaagctgccatggcggaagcaaagtacatagaacaagctgaagggtcgcgtgatctgaccgaagtaagatctactttagaaaggaccagactggaacgcacaagcgactatgtacagtatcaaatagacaggcaggctcgtctcccctctccatacctattcgataacttccccagctacgaggaacctcagagagtcacgattgcatcacatccatacgaggaaggaaatttaccctcacggctctgtgatgaagtcaagaatgaaagaaccgtcaacgctccttcacccccacaacaggacggcggggagggagaggttcactccaggacaacaattgtcagctcgaactgtacagaagtttgcggtcaaactcagtcaagccgttattgttccgagatctgcctcactgaggtgtaccctaaagaagcacaacaagacattaccaagcgtaaagtaaccgacgagacgctaggtcagtcagttttcgttcaaaccgagcacggaaacaaacttgcacaatcagctcaagataccatttctttaaaacccaaagacaccaaggtcttcagaggtgaagcaaataatggggttgccccattgccaatcagagaaccacgccagcgctcaccagataacaaagagcaggcagtcaaacggttcacgtccttacggaaaacccggaaaaggaaacctgagatgcagcaacacacccgattggcccacgaggtactgtgcaccctaatggcagaggtcacagccattataaacgcacaatcatacctacctgtgtcttctgacccagaatacccctttatactttcgccatcaacgctccttacgcagaaggcaggggcacctcctccaccaggagacttctcagacaaggatttgtacacaaagcaatggagacaagtccaggctctggcaaatcagttctggcctcgctggagacaaaaatatctacctttgttgcaacagagacaaaagtggacagaaccccacaggaatctggccaacggccagaatcactgttacattccctag